A genomic segment from Ptychodera flava strain L36383 chromosome 8, AS_Pfla_20210202, whole genome shotgun sequence encodes:
- the LOC139138790 gene encoding galanin receptor 2b-like, protein MENSTEASLNTTYGNDTHYNTTTEEPYVPNLYNDPLAMKVCFGIIGVIGTVGNALVITVFLRKSYASSQGLNSTNIFILNQSLIDFVSSVLLIVNNLIVITYVPPGTGGDLLCKLWVSSKYPMWACFLGSTFNLVGLTLERYFAIVHPIIHHTKFTPRKAKIMAVVVWPFCFTYELHWALVHASDGRGGCLTVYYDFLTILGTVVLIFQYLIPLFIMVFSYIAILRVVRRQGRVKPGDEISMGDQRTGNQPQQLSRTEKNVIMTLLIVVVMYIICWSPNQIYYFFFNVGISSIEINGVFFQYTVVSVCCNMCINPFIYAAKLKDFREEAAKMFACGRQKNPHLLSSMISMSENTDPETEIVRNIYLNM, encoded by the coding sequence ATGGAGAATTCTACCGAGGCAAGTCTGAACACCACATACGGGAACGATACTCATTACAATACAACGACTGAAGAGCCGTATGTCCCGAACCTTTACAATGATCCACTGGCGATGAAGGTGTGCTTCGGCATCATCGGTGTCATCGGTACGGTGGGAAACGCTCTTGTCATCACGGTCTTCTTGCGCAAGAGTTACGCCAGCTCTCAGGGACTGAACAgcacaaatattttcattctcaACCAGTCCCTCATCGATTTTGTCAGCTCTGTGCTGCTCATAGTCAACAATCTGATTGTCATCACCTACGTACCGCCCGGCACCGGCGGCGACTTGCTGTGTAAGCTGTGGGTGTCGAGCAAGTACCCGATGTGGGCGTGCTTTCTGGGCTCCACCTTCAACTTGGTGGGGCTCACTTTGGAGCGCTATTTCGCCATCGTACACCCAATAATCCACCACACCAAGTTCACCCCTCGCAAGGCAAAGATCATGGCCGTGGTCGTCTGGCCTTTCTGTTTCACCTACGAGCTGCACTGGGCCCTGGTCCACGCCAGCGACGGGAGGGGAGGCTGCCTGACCGTGTACTACGACTTTCTCACCATCCTCGGCACTGTGGTTCTGATTTTCCAGTACCTCATCCCGCTGTTCATCATGGTCTTCTCCTACATCGCCATACTGCGCGTGGTGCGACGCCAGGGCCGAGTGAAACCCGGCGATGAGATCAGCATGGGCGACCAAAGGACGGGCAACCAACCGCAGCAGCTCTCCCGCACCGAGAAGAACGTGATCATGACGCTtctcatcgtcgtcgtcatgtACATCATATGTTGGTCTCCGAACCAGATCTACTACTTCTTCTTCAACGTTGGCATCAGCAGCATAGAGATCAACGGCGTCTTCTTCCAGTACACCGTCGTGTCTGTCTGCTGCAACATGTGCATAAACCCGTTCATTTATGCCGCCAAGTTAAAAGACTTCCGCGAAGAAGCGGCCAAGATGTTTGCCTGCGGAAGGCAGAAAAACCCGCATTTGTTGTCGTCAATGATTAGTATGAGTGAAAACACAGACCCTGAAACGGAAATTGTGAGAAATATTTACTtgaacatgtga